The sequence AATATCAACCATTCTAGGTCGAGAAGGTCTTAGTACTGCAAAAGATTCAATCACCTGGACTTTTGGTGGCAATCTCTGTTTAATCAATTTCAGACACTCCAAGATGACATCTCAACACCTACTTTTGATGTCTTTGACAACGGGAATGGTTTGTGTGTATTTTGAAAGTTCCAACTGAAATCATCTCCAAAATCAACTGTGCAAAGTGGTAAGTTGTGGATCCCAAGGCAAGGTCATAGTTCAAGACAGCAGTCTGTAACCTGTGGTTTCCAGAATCCCCAGAAGGGGTaatttaactatttcactccaggaggtctctggaataaatcaatgggaacccAGCAATTCCGTCTGATCATGAATCAAATGCAAGTAATCATGCAATCATCTAACTCCgtagtttattagatttaagcatacacagagataagcaataggtttagaacatcccgaTAATTTTACCTAACATCTGGAATGGTGctgagtaattaacagcaggttccCAGTTGCCAGTTGCTCACCTGCTGGGGAGAAACAATGTCTGGAAAAAGTCTCTCAAGATGACTTCAGAGGACTGCTCTAAAGTACATTGAGTTAGCTAATCTTTaataacttctacaaaacacataggatCATCACTTTTCCTAATTTCCAATAAACTTCTAATATAAGAGGTGTCTAGACTGAAGGTTTTTATGCATTTATCTTCTTTCATTCTCACTTACTGACTTGTCTGTCCACTCCTCCCATTCATATTGGCAGAAACTGCCAGCTATATTTTGACCTTGCATATATAAAAGCCTGCTTTTCAATTAATCCTAAACTATGTGGTATTCTATTTTTGTAATTCATAGTGGCTGAATGCACATCTTATGGTTGCAATTGGCTTCATCACATTCTGTGGTACACACCCCTCAAATACAGGGTAATACAATCCAGTTCTCAAAAACACACAGTTTCAGAACTCTCCCTAATAAGCTCTATAGAATGCCCTCAATTCCTGCTGCAGATTTCCTGTATTAGCACTTTCCCACAGAAACTTCTGGTTTATCTTCCAGGCCTCCTGAAATATTGGACGTATAGAAATCAGGTAAAATGTGTTCACCAGATCACTGTATATATGACAAAAAAGTTCAGCATTGTAGCTGTTTTCTTTGTCTTTGGCTATCTGAAAGTGTAGCTTCTGTTCTTTAAATTGATCAAGAAGCCTTTTTCAAACAGGGACTAATGGAAAGACACTGTGCATCAGAAAGCTGCAGTCTCTCTTGGTGATCTGGAAGTAACAGACAGGATGAgtgaaaggtgtgtgtgggggggagtccGGGCTGATGGGTGATGCTGAAAGTGGTCAGGTGATGGTGAGAGCAAGGGAGATCAGCCATCGAGAGATCAGTGCTTGATGATGGAGTGATAAAACATTAGATGAGACAAACTTCTCAGACTGTGAAATCCCACAGTGCTGAGCTCAGCGAAACTAGGAGAGAGCATCCGTGATTAACAAGGAGATATCCTTTCCCCTCTAGTCACACAGGTCTAAAGTCAATAGTCCCCAGTGATCACATTCTTCAGGCATATTTGAACACTTTGTCACGAAGCTCTTTGGTTTTGACCCCATAAATGATAGGGTTGAGCATGGGGGGGACAAGTAGATAGAGGTTGGCCAAGATGATGTGAACATGGGGAGAGAAGCCCTGACTGAATCGGTGTGTCAgactggagaagaggaagggagtATAAGATGTCAGCATCACACACATGTGGGCTGTGCAGGTATTGAGGGCTTTCTGGTGGGCTTTCTTGCAGGATATTCGGAGGATGGCCCTGATGATCAAACCATAGGACAGGGCAATGAGTGTCAGGTCTAACCCAATGATTACAAAGGCCATCACCAAGCCATACGTCCTGTTGATTGTGATGTCCCCACATGACATCTTCACCACAGCCATGTGCTCGCAGTACGTGTGGGGGATAATGTGGTTGGCACAGAATGACTgcctgctcaggagcaggggTAGGGGCAGAATGATGAGAACAGCTCTTGTCAAACCCACGAGCCCTAGCTTAGCTATTTCAACACTGGTGAAGATCGTGGcatatctcagagggttacatatggcaaCGTAGCGATCGAAGGCCATTGTCACGAGGACAGCTGACTGCATAGTAGAAACTGTGTGAAGgaagaacatctgggtgaggcagccacCCACAGTAATGCCtttcaaattgaaccaaaatatacACAGTGCTTTCGGCATGACGGAGGTACACATGCTGATGTCTGTGAGcgccagcatgcagagcagcaggtaCATCGGCTTGTGCAGGGTCTGCTCTTTCCATACAACAAAGAGAACTATGAAATTTCCCAAGAGTCCAATAATGTAGAACAtggagaaagggatggaaatccaGATATGGgcaggttccaggccagggatgcCTGTAAGGATGAATGTTGAAGAGTCAGAGGGGGTCAGGTTGAAAACTTCCATGAGATGTTCAATGCATCGATTGGGCTCAGAAAAGCTTAAAGTGCCTGTGAAGAAAGAGAAGCACAGTAAGAGGATTACAGACTTTAGAACAAATAGCACAGCAAATATTTTATAGTTATTACCAAGCTACAAGGGGGGTGAACAGTGATATGGTAACATCTGCAGATGGCACCAGAATACTTAGGTCACAGCCAAGTGCAGAGAAGTCCTCAGAGGGAGCTAACCAAGCCAAATGAAGTGTAAGTAACTGCAACTTTTGTGCCCTTTGGAGGGAAAACTTGAACTCCTCAAACACCTTACCGAGTTCTGATTGAACAGTATGACCTCAAAACAAAAATCTGGGTGTCATGGTACACAGCTCTGTGAAACCCTTTTCAGAACACAAGCACAGACAGAAACTAAGCAAAACACTGGGATCCAGGAGGAGTGGGATGGGACAGCATACAGAAAATACAATGCCGTGAGATCAGTCAGCCAACGTTTCACCCTCCTCTGGACTCCTCTGTGTAGTACTGGGCTGTGTAGTACTTCTCACACCggatattgcagaactagagGAGTTCAGGGAAGGCCAATGAGAATGATCAATGGCCCGGGGAAACTCTACTATGGAGAGAAGTTGAAAAGCCTGGGATCATTACCTTTACACACTACAGGAATAAGAGGAGACATGAGAAAAGCCTAGAAAACACTGACTGGTAGAGAGTAGGTCAAGAATCTGTTTTccctttctca is a genomic window of Lepidochelys kempii isolate rLepKem1 chromosome 1, rLepKem1.hap2, whole genome shotgun sequence containing:
- the LOC140915869 gene encoding olfactory receptor 52P1-like, producing the protein MEVFNLTPSDSSTFILTGIPGLEPAHIWISIPFSMFYIIGLLGNFIVLFVVWKEQTLHKPMYLLLCMLALTDISMCTSVMPKALCIFWFNLKGITVGGCLTQMFFLHTVSTMQSAVLVTMAFDRYVAICNPLRYATIFTSVEIAKLGLVGLTRAVLIILPLPLLLSRQSFCANHIIPHTYCEHMAVVKMSCGDITINRTYGLVMAFVIIGLDLTLIALSYGLIIRAILRISCKKAHQKALNTCTAHMCVMLTSYTPFLFSSLTHRFSQGFSPHVHIILANLYLLVPPMLNPIIYGVKTKELRDKVFKYA